Proteins found in one Sorghum bicolor cultivar BTx623 chromosome 1, Sorghum_bicolor_NCBIv3, whole genome shotgun sequence genomic segment:
- the LOC8063193 gene encoding pectinesterase inhibitor 10 produces the protein MPIVLAFLLVVAAACQPAASASSSAPASSLALPAPAPAPVPDASGHGSRRAAQAEAEAAEFVRASCGRTLYPRLCYAGLAPYAASVRSSHARLALASANLTLAALDALAARIPSPSPGSGSGSGALSDCADAVASAEDQAARAAERLGGVEQAVGGRPELLWRVDDALTWLSAAMTYEDSCADSLGPRKSAPAPVRAELRARVRRAKQFTSISLALVNILVSNPRS, from the coding sequence ATGCCCATCGTTCTCGCGTTCCTCCTCGTCGTGGCTGCAGCATGCCAGCCGGCAGCCTCCGCATCGTCGTCGGCGCCGGCGAGTAGTCTTGCTCTACCAGCACCAGCGCCAGCGCCGGTGCCGGACGCCAGCGGCCACGGAAGCCGCAGAGCGGcgcaggcggaggcggaggcggcggagtTCGTGCGCGCCAGCTGCGGGCGCACGCTGTACCCGCGGCTCTGCTACGCGGGGCTGGCCCCGTACGCGGCCTCCGTCCGCTCCAGCCACGCGCGCCTCGCGCTCGCCTCCGCCAACCTCACGCTGGCCGCCCTCGACGCGCTGGCCGCGCGCATACCGTCTCCCTCtcccggctccggctccggctccggcgcgcTCAGCGACTGCGCGGACGCCGTGGCGTCGGCGGAGGACCAGGCGGCGCGCGCGGCCGAGCGGCTGGGCGGCGTCGAGCAGGCCGTCGGCGGGCGGCCCGAGCTGCTCTGGCGCGTGGACGACGCGCTCACGTGGCTCAGCGCCGCCATGACCTACGAGGACTCGTGCGCCGACAGCCTCGGCCCCCGCAAGTCCGCGCCGGCTCCGGTGAGGGCCGAGCTCCGCGCAAGGGTGCGCCGCGCCAAGCAGTTTACCAGCATCTCTCTCGCGCTCGTCAACATCCTTGTCAGTAACCCGAGAAGTTAG
- the LOC8063194 gene encoding F-box protein At5g07610 isoform X2 yields MEAAPKKSNPADSLTVNLLVEILRRLPVRSLCRFKCVSRSWYRLISNPHHRMPQTLAGFFYHSFNGERFPRRAHHFTNVTGKGVPFIYPSFSFLPVPSKDVVLRDSCNGLLLCTCYEPSPNDGNNFHYVVCNPATKKWLMFPGGNWDADCVRTARLGFDPTVSSHFHVIECVVDPSDDCVIGVKIYSSKTATWNFKESQSKWGDGVMLDDTSRSVFLNGFMHMLTYASGIIVVDMEGKIWRKIPMRGADLSGGSIHQTQGRLCLLNVDIHNPSNLSIWILEDHGSNKWTLKHTVSTMRLFRQKNIQFDGPGGYNVIAVHPECNLIFFVYGWDQTLMAYEVDRKVRVIRKLGRDCSGPYLPYVPLFLEQLAE; encoded by the coding sequence ATGGAGGCAGCCCCTAAGAAGAGCAACCCGGCGGACAGCCTCACAGTGAATCTCCTTGTCGAGATCCTCCGCCGCCTTCCCGTCCGCTCCTTGTGCCGCTTCAAGTGCGTCTCTCGTTCCTGGTACAGGCTCATCTCCAATCCCCACCACCGCATGCCCCAGACTCTCGCGGGCTTCTTCTACCACAGCTTCAACGGCGAGCGATTTCCTAGGCGGGCGCACCACTTCACCAATGTCACCGGAAAAGGCGTACCTTTCATCtacccctccttctccttcttgccCGTACCCAGTAAGGATGTCGTCCTCAGAGATTCCTGCAACGGCCTCCTCCTCTGTACTTGCTATGAGCCTAGTCCTAATGACGGCAACAATTTCCATTACGTCGTCTGCAATCCGGCGACCAAGAAGTGGCTGATGTTTCCGGGTGGCAATTGGGATGCTGACTGTGTTCGCACTGCTCGCCTGGGATTTGATCCAACAGTTTCTTCGCACTTTCATGTGATCGAATGCGTGGTGGACCCGAGTGATGACTGCGTCATAGGTGTGAAGATATACTCATCCAAAACTGCAACATGGAACTTTAAGGAAAGTCAAAGTAAATGGGGCGATGGTGTTATGCTAGATGATACATCAAGAAGTGTCTTTCTTAACGGTTTCATGCACATGCTTACATACGCTTCTGGGATAATCGTTGTGGATATGGAGGGAAAGATATGGAGAAAAATTCCTATGCGAGGTGCTGATTTAAGTGGTGGCTCCATCCATCAAACTCAGGGTCGCTTGTGCTTGCTTAATGTTGATATTCACAATCCCTCCAATCTTTCAATCTGGATACTTGAAGACCATGGTAGTAATAAATGGACATTGAAACATACTGTCAGCACTATGCGACTGTTTCGACAGAAAAATATTCAGTTTGATGGTCCTGGGGGCTACAACGTAATTGCAGTTCACCCAGAATGCAATttgattttctttgtttatggGTGGGATCAAACACTGATGGCATATGAAGTGGACCGCAAAGTTCGTGTCATCCGCAAACTTGGACGTGACTGCTCAGGTCCCTATCTTCCGTATGTTCCCTTGTTCTTGGAGCAATTAGCAGAGTAG
- the LOC8063194 gene encoding putative F-box protein At3g10240 isoform X1 has product MFCNPVQLLSTGLGGVGARAPIHNCSCAQSSIPPSSTPVPSPPPRQRLRFHRRRPCFANRQIQRIQMEAAPKKSNPADSLTVNLLVEILRRLPVRSLCRFKCVSRSWYRLISNPHHRMPQTLAGFFYHSFNGERFPRRAHHFTNVTGKGVPFIYPSFSFLPVPSKDVVLRDSCNGLLLCTCYEPSPNDGNNFHYVVCNPATKKWLMFPGGNWDADCVRTARLGFDPTVSSHFHVIECVVDPSDDCVIGVKIYSSKTATWNFKESQSKWGDGVMLDDTSRSVFLNGFMHMLTYASGIIVVDMEGKIWRKIPMRGADLSGGSIHQTQGRLCLLNVDIHNPSNLSIWILEDHGSNKWTLKHTVSTMRLFRQKNIQFDGPGGYNVIAVHPECNLIFFVYGWDQTLMAYEVDRKVRVIRKLGRDCSGPYLPYVPLFLEQLAE; this is encoded by the exons ATGTTCTGCAACCCCGTCCAGTTATTATCCACTGGTCTTGGGGGCGTAGGAGCTAGGGCACCAATCCACAACTGCAGCTGCGCCCAATCCTCCATTCCTCCCAGTTCCACTCCCGTGCCATCGCCGCCGCCACGGCAGCGCCTCCGCTTCCATCGCCGCCGGCCGTGCTTCGCCAATCGCCAGATCCAAAG AATCCAGATGGAGGCAGCCCCTAAGAAGAGCAACCCGGCGGACAGCCTCACAGTGAATCTCCTTGTCGAGATCCTCCGCCGCCTTCCCGTCCGCTCCTTGTGCCGCTTCAAGTGCGTCTCTCGTTCCTGGTACAGGCTCATCTCCAATCCCCACCACCGCATGCCCCAGACTCTCGCGGGCTTCTTCTACCACAGCTTCAACGGCGAGCGATTTCCTAGGCGGGCGCACCACTTCACCAATGTCACCGGAAAAGGCGTACCTTTCATCtacccctccttctccttcttgccCGTACCCAGTAAGGATGTCGTCCTCAGAGATTCCTGCAACGGCCTCCTCCTCTGTACTTGCTATGAGCCTAGTCCTAATGACGGCAACAATTTCCATTACGTCGTCTGCAATCCGGCGACCAAGAAGTGGCTGATGTTTCCGGGTGGCAATTGGGATGCTGACTGTGTTCGCACTGCTCGCCTGGGATTTGATCCAACAGTTTCTTCGCACTTTCATGTGATCGAATGCGTGGTGGACCCGAGTGATGACTGCGTCATAGGTGTGAAGATATACTCATCCAAAACTGCAACATGGAACTTTAAGGAAAGTCAAAGTAAATGGGGCGATGGTGTTATGCTAGATGATACATCAAGAAGTGTCTTTCTTAACGGTTTCATGCACATGCTTACATACGCTTCTGGGATAATCGTTGTGGATATGGAGGGAAAGATATGGAGAAAAATTCCTATGCGAGGTGCTGATTTAAGTGGTGGCTCCATCCATCAAACTCAGGGTCGCTTGTGCTTGCTTAATGTTGATATTCACAATCCCTCCAATCTTTCAATCTGGATACTTGAAGACCATGGTAGTAATAAATGGACATTGAAACATACTGTCAGCACTATGCGACTGTTTCGACAGAAAAATATTCAGTTTGATGGTCCTGGGGGCTACAACGTAATTGCAGTTCACCCAGAATGCAATttgattttctttgtttatggGTGGGATCAAACACTGATGGCATATGAAGTGGACCGCAAAGTTCGTGTCATCCGCAAACTTGGACGTGACTGCTCAGGTCCCTATCTTCCGTATGTTCCCTTGTTCTTGGAGCAATTAGCAGAGTAG